The DNA sequence AGTTGCTCAATGCATTATTTATTTCTCTAGTGGTATCATAAAaacccattgcatctaaatgtactTCAACATTTTATATCCAATATAAGTAACTCTTCCttgtaataataatgtttaacgTGTTTAGAACTACCcgataaagtaataataataataataataataataataataataataatgataataataatcctaataataatcatcatcatcataataaaaataagggttaagtatgtttttagtccttgaacTTTAATCCAAACTTGGAATTCATCCATGTCcgaaactttaatatattttggtccttaaactttaaaaatgaatgaatatagtccatTTAACTCAATTACGCTAACTTTTCTTTAGGTGTCAAACAAATTTCCTGACAGATATTGAATccagaatgtgtcaaacggtgtaaataacCCAATACTACCTTTAGGGGACCTCAGATTGAGTCCATTTGTTCCACGCTTGGTAGATACAACTTGTATGCTCCAACTTGAGGGGGAATGTTACAATAATTACATCTATGTATCGTCATTAATCCTAAGTAGGGTGTAATGTGTTAGACAATTTATTAGTTATACCTATAATCATATCTAGTTATATACCTAGGTGTCTAGTGCAATCTTTTTATCTTCCATGTGCTCTTGAATCAGTTTTccattataaatagaagattATGAGAGGGTTTTATTAAGACCTTCAAGATGTATTTCTCTGTTTTTAATCTTAattcaaacaaacaaacatcaaattgaaattttagcGATGTTTGTTACCATTTAATGAAATAACAAGGTTTGATGTCTAAAAGGCTTGAAGCCATTAAACCTCTAAAACCTAAAAACACAGTAACGCCACAACTCCCCAATAGCAGGTAGTACCAGTTACATGGTCGATATATACCATACTCTTGAggtaatattattgtttttgcTTTTTCCACCAAAGCATATGGTACTTCCAAATCCAAGAGATGTTTATATAACATGTTACCAAAAAGCCCTAGTTAGCCTTCTAAGATTCATTGAATTAGACATAAAAAGCTAAAATGAATAAggaaaaaactaatataaaattatttaacacaATAAATAGACAAACTTAATGAGTATTGGATAAAAGAATCCCTACCACATATTCATCCAACAAGCACcattaaaatttgttgaattcaatcaaatttgacttatttttttgGCTATCAAGCATTAATCAATCTACAATAAAATGACATGACAAAACTCCTAGACTTTGTAGATATGCAAATGAGAGACATTTATGTAATCGGTAATATGACTCTCCAAACTGTCCATAGTAAGTTATGATACTCTTACAAATTTTCATCAACAagaaataagacaattttacaatatataaataggtgCAACACTCATATGATAAAccaattttataagtttaagtTACATTTCAAGTTCACTTTTTAATAGATATAGCATTAAACGAAACAAAGACACAGACATTTCATTTGTTTCTTGATTCTAATATCCACAAAAGTATTCATGTGTTACGTAGAGTCTAAGGGATAGCAAGAGAGTTCTATTTCATTCGTTTTTCATATCTTTATTAAAGTACTCATTTACAGTTAATCTCATCTAACCTAGAACTAACAAGGTAAACAtcacaaatattttgtttctctgATTGAAAGGTAGAgaaagtaataattattattattataaataaattaatatcacAGGACCCATTATTTGACAAATTTACTTTTGGttgaaagaattaatatgaaaaaaagattttattcaattgattCATTTGAAATAGTACATCAACTTCTATATATAGAGAATTCAAACCctaaagtaataattacatgAGATCTTTAGAACCTTCTAACAACTCCTAACAActtctaataatatatttaatatcctACCAACAACTTTCAGTATTGCGTTTAATACCCAACTAACCACACTCTCTCTCAAACTAATGAATGGATATCTATTATTCTCAACTTACTTGTGAGATCATGAAATCACTCAATGGGAAGACCATTTGTATATAGATATGCTAACTGAAGTCTAGATGGGACATAGGAAGTAGTGATAAGACCATTATCTAGTTTCTCTTTAATAAAATGTCGATTTATCTCTGTGTTTAGTCTTATTATACTAAACTTCATTGTGTTGACTTGTTATCGCAATAAAGGATCATTGGTTCTTGACATGCCACTTTAAGATCATTTAGAATGATTCTCATCCATAACAATTCACACACCCCTTGTCTCATAGCTTGCAATTCAACATCTACATTAGACCTTACAATAacattttgtttcttacttttctaaGTCACTAAATTTCCACCCAAGAACATGCAATATCATGAAGTGTACTTCCTATCTATGACAAAACCTGCATAATCAACATCAGTATACAGttccattttaatttttcatctcTCTTAAACAATAATCCACTTCCTGGACTTGTTTTCAAATATTGAAGCATTTTGTTTATAGTATGTAAATATATCTCCCTTGTATCATGCATAAACTAACTGAGGACACTTACAGTATAAGCTATGTCTAGTCTGGTGTGAGCTAAGTAAATGAGCTTCCCAACAAATCTTTGATATTGGCCTTTATTCACAGTAAAACTACCTTCATTACTCCCAATTATATGGTTTTGTTCTATAGGAATTCTAATGGTCTTACAATCATACTTATTTCTTCATATCAATAACATACTTTCCTAGGGAGATAAAGGTGAATTTCTTCGAGAAAGCTACTTTCATCCTAAGGAAgtactttaattttttgatccttcatttcaaattgGGCGACAAGCTTTTCTTTCAAGACTTGTTTTTCATGTGGATCATCTCCTGCAACAATCATATAATCAACATATTCCAATTGTAGTGTAATTATACCTTTTGGGAAATGCTTGATGAACATGGTATGGTCACCTTGACTTTATCGATACTCCATGGAGATCATAATCTGACTGAGTCTACCAAACTAAGCACGAGGTGGCTACTTGGGCCTATAAAAAGCTTTTTTCAACCCACATAATTTGTTCCCTTCTTGAATAAGCCTAAAGCTTGGGGGAATTTCCATGTAGACTTTTTCCTTTAATTGTCCATGCAAGAAAgcatttttcacatcaaattgTTGTTATTCCTAACCAAATAAATTGTCAATGATAGAATGATTCTAACTATGTTCATCTTTGCCACTTAAGCAAATGTCCCCTCATATTCAACACGATAAGTCAAAGTAAATCCTTTAGCAACTAACATTGCTTTTTAAAGTTCTAATGTGTCATCAGATTTATACTTTACATTATAAACCCATCTACATCCTACTGCCTTTTTATCCAATGGCCAATTAACAATTTTCCAAGTTTGGTTCTTTTCTAAGGCATTCATCTCTTCATTTATGACTTGAacctaattatatatttcaatgcTTCTTGAATTGAAGTAGGGACTTTAATTCCATCAATGGCAAAGAGGAAACTTTGTTGTTGCATAGATAGGTTTTTGGTGATCACAAAGTGAGAAATAGGATACTTGGTACAAGATTTGGTTCCTTTCCTCAAAGCAATAGGAAAGTCATCAAGGTTAGGTTCATATTCAATATTCAAGGAATTTTCCAAAGGTTTAATAGTGCCAAAAGAATGAGCACTTACACCCAAGCCAGATAGTTAGGTTTCTTTTATCTCCTCTGATATTTTATATGGTAGAAGTTCTTTGGATGACCAATTATTAAGGTTAACCCTATCTCGGGAAACAAAGTTGCCTTGTTAGGAGCAACTTCAGAAACATGGCTAATTTCTAGAGTTGATCCTGACCCGAGAACAAGGATGCCCTTGTTAAGAGCAGCTTCAAAGATATCCATATAGGATGTGTCGGGAATACCAAGAGTAGTGCGAGATGGTTCACGtatgaaaatgataaaagatgACTCAAAAGGTTCAAAAGAACTCTCCCCCTAAAGTTGAGGACATTCGTAAAATGATTTAGTTTCATCAAAAGTGACATTCATGAAGGTAAAAAACTTTCAACCCGAAGGATGATAGCAATGATATCCCTTTTTATTAGATGCATAACCAATGAATATACATTTAACAACTCAAGGATCTAACTTTTCACATAATTGACTACAGATATGGATAAACACAACACATTTAAATACTCGACTCTGAAGACTAGAGAGAAAAAGAACAGATGGAAAGAAGGAAATATGAACTCAATAGGACTCAGACCGTCTAGGACTCGAGTGGGTAATCAGTTAATAAGATATGCCGCAGTGAGGACAACCTCTCCCCGATAAGATTTAGGGACATTCATTTGGAAAAGAAGTGTTCATGTCACCTCAAGAAgatgcctattttttctttcagcaATGTCATTTTTTTGGTGTATACACACAAGGAAATTCTTGAATAACACCATTTTCAGAACGTAAACATTTAATTGACTTTCCAAATTGTGTTTTTACCATATGGAAGAATTTAACAAATAAAGCAAAAACttcaaatttttctttaatgaGGAAAGTCCATGTAACATAggtaaaatcatcaataaatgtGACAAACCATTTAGCACCAGAAATACTATAGTTTTATGCAGGCTCCCAAATGTCAGCACGAATTAAATCAAAAGGATGGACACTCTTTGTATTACTAGAAGGATATGTGGCACGATGGTGTTTTGCAAGTTGACATAcatcatatttaaattactcAACAAACTCTTTGGAAAATAAGGAAGGGGACATGAACTTTAGAATCGAAAATGAGGGATGTCCTAGACAACAATGGAGAAGCCAAATTTGAGACACAAAGTACTTGTTTTTGTACTAATAATATCTTTAGATTCCAAGttgttaaaataatacaacCAATCCCAAGTCcttacataaatttataaaaacattaaaagatgAATTGAAGTTCTTTCCAGTCATAACCAGAAAGCAGGTACTAAAAGGTGACTTATTGATAAACTCCATCTGAGATTTCAAACGTTCAATTTCAGCACATAATTCATGTATCTCTAGAGTTAGAAGTGTTAGCACAAATGGTCTTGGTGATTTggtgcttgaagatttgatcAAGATGTATGAAGTCATTGCATTGGAACATGTTTGAACCATGATTAAATTGATGAAGAAATGAAGATTTGATGATTCACATGTTGATCAAGCCTTGTGTGTGTTATATCTGGATTACTCATGAAGAaaacaagcttgaagattgGAACTCTTAGTGTAGACCATTTAGCATTGTATAGATGTATAGGGTTTGATTGGTGTCGTTTAATCTATTgtatggtttttcaacaggttaaatagtttcttttaacctgttgaatgattttttaacatgttaaaaggtTTGTTACAGTAGTTTTATTTGttacatatttaattagttgacttattttttaatcgactaattTCACGTAAGTTAAGTAAAACCAACCGGTTGAGTGAtaaatcaacttgttgaatttgTTAACAGATTAACTATAAGTTCAATTTTTCTCGATAAAGGGAAAGATTTACCATTTTTAAGTGCAAAATCATTGGATATTCTGTGGAAAACTCTCTTTATCGTACAGAAGTGTAGCCATTgcagattgatcttggatcttTCTTAGAGCAATTTTTCTTAGTTTTGGAACTTGGTGAAAGAGTTTTGATTGGCTAGGGAAACCCATCATccaggtttgatctttctcaagtttCTGGGTGGttcctggtggttttccaagtctGCAAGGGTGGTCTtgttgtgcttgttttgattATTGTGAGATTCAAAGGTCTTAGGTTGtatttttgcatattttaaaagtgtaatcttgtggattttgtaaatcttttgaaatagtgcaagtCAGGCTTAGATTGTCTTGACAAACTGGATATAGCTCAGATTTGAGTAAACCAATATAAAAACCTTATGTTCTTGTGCTTGCCTCTAACTCTTCTCTCTTGCTTTGTGctttaaagttttaagaaatttgaattGAATCATGTTTTAATTGTTCTTCTGTGTTCTAGCATGATCTGAAGCTTGACTTATATTTGTATTACTCATTTGAATTAATATTGATAAGTCTTTCATGCTTTTGGTTTAAACCACAAATTCGAATTTCTGCAGAATTcctagtatttcagtcgactgattTTGTGTTTTGATATGTTGATTTACATAGTACTGTTAACTGTTTAATGAAATTACCCGACTATCACTGTTTTTGATCAATTAAAAGTGTACAGTCTAGTAGCTATTGCATCCTCATTTCATGGTTGATTTGATTCAAGTTAAAGGTATTTTAAgctttcaaaatttaatcaaatttttaattagcCATTCAACCCTCCCTTTTTGGCATTTCAATACTCACAAGAAGCTCAATATTGCTTAGTGGAGTTGCCACGCTCCAGACATGGCAGCGGCGACAATTCTGATGATGGCAAAAGGTCCAACGAAAAAAGCTGAATGACAATTGCAACAACAACTCTAGCGAGGGTCCGACGACAATTGTGACAATGGTTTAAGCAAAGGTACGATGAAGGTCCGACGAAGGTCCTTCGAGATTCTGCGACATCTCCAACGAAAGTCCGATGACGACTCTGGCAAGGTGAAGGTTCGACAACAACTCCGATGGATAGCAAACAGGTTGCAAGAACAAAAAGAATCACAAGTTTGGTGCACTTCAGGCAACCATTAAAGGAATCGTGCACTCTGATACCAACttgaaagaattaatataaaaaatagaaaattttattcaattgattCATTTGAAACAATACATCAACTTCTATATATAGAGAACTCAAACCCTAAAGTAATAGTTACATGAGATTTCTATAACCTTCTAACAACTTCTAGTAATTCATTTAATATCCTACCTACAACTTTCAATATTGCATTTAATATCTAACCAACAACAGTTTTAGAATTGCATCACCCTTTAAAGCAACTCCGTTGGAATTAGAATCTAAATTTCATCATGGACAGCAAATATCCTAATTTGGCGACTAAATTCATATTACAAAAACATTTTTCCATTTAAAACttatgaaaaagaaagacaaaattTCAATATTCATTATCCAAATTTTAAGATGGGACTCACTCATCAAAGAGGAATCTTTAACATCATGTTCGTTTGTAGGGATACACTATTAAAAGAGAATAGCGAGCAAGGattatgagtgatttgatgtgtTTGTTTGGGTGTATTTGAATGGAAGGAAAGGCACAGATCAGCGGGATAAGGTTAATCCCATCCCGCTTCATCTAATAAGATTTGCGAATGGATGGTGATAATTTACGAAGCTAACCTCGCATCATGTCCCACTTCATCTATTTCCATCCCCCATATATGTGTTGGATTTGTGGTACGTGATGAAGAACCCACCATTGAAGGTGGGCTGTGTGGTCCAACATGGGGAGAAAATGGAGTAATTGTAGGCAAAAATGGTGCATGAATGGAGGCCACACATGAATGGAGGCCACACATGAATGGAATCAATTCCAAAAGTTTTGGAACCAGATCTAAAAAATGTACACATGTTGGAATCAgttctgttttttctttttaacctATTCCACTTtctaaaaaatatgataacaaatatttaatttttcgagctttattattgaaaataaaaaacattaaattttttataccaaatatattataatttttatttatttcaattaataattttattcatcataaaaaattcaaaataattacaactcatctaaatatcattttatattacttttaacacTAAGGACAATTAGGTCATTCTATATTTtcatctattaaatttaattttttttagtcacatcaatcaaatcattcacaaacttttacaaaaattacttttcaaATCCATTCCACTATCACTCCCAAATTCACaaaaaaagaacaacataaatATCACCTTTTAATCAACCCAAATCAATCCTCTTCTTCTCCCTCAAATCATCACCCACATAAGAACACACCCTAAATATAGAACACACCCTAAATATGAGGGTGGCATTAACTATTGAGCATGCCAAAATAAATCTTTGTCATGCCTGGTTTAGATCGGCATATACAAAATCCTAATGGTCCTAACCTCACGGCGAAGGTAATGAGTCATTCAAGCTGATGACAATACAATACAAAACACTCACATTGCTTACATTTTACATCACATACAGAATTCAGTTTTAATCCCTCGTTGCCAGTTAAATGAGTAATTAAGTCGGTATTACAAGCAGGTACCCGAAAAATCTGCATTCTTGATTATCCAAGGATGCTCCATTATCTTCTGAAGAGAGAGCCGTCGTGAGGAGTCCTTCACCAGAAGCTACATTAATTTATAGATTGCTGTCAGAAAGACCACTAATTTGTTCACTGAAAGAATTTACTTTGGCCAAGATATGAATACTGGGATGTTAACTTACCCGGCTAATCAGACTTTTGGCATCTAAAGAAACAGAAGGGTTGGAAGGGAAGCTTAGATCAACCTTCATTATCCTACACAAAGCTAAATACATTAAATACACAATGAAAGAACAACGTCTactttaaataaacatatagCCCAAGAATTTCTGTACCTTTTGAAGGTATCAGCTTGACTCTCAGCCTCAAATGGAGGGGCACCAAAGAGGAACTCATAACAAAGGATACCAAGAGTCCAGTTATCAACAGCATAGTCATGAGCTTTATTTTCAACCATTTCTGGTGCTAAATAATCCAATGTGCCACACATGGTATGTCTTTTGCTTTTAGACTGAACAGACCAACCAAAGTCTCCAATTTTAAGACGACCCTGCAATCAAGTCACTATTAGTTGAACATACACGTGCCCTTAAACCCCAAATATAATCAATTGGCTCCAACTATCTACCGAATGGATTCACTTTAAGTTTCTTTCATTTAGTCTCTTTTCGATGAGGTGTGGGGAAAAGGGCATTAGAGATTTGACTTCAATATCTATGAGCATTACAGCAAAAAACAGATTCGAGCACCTATACTAAAACTCCAGGCACGACGAGGGTTCCAAACATTGCCATAAGTGAACACTATAGTGTGGAAAAATACATCGTTGGCAGAGGAAGGATATTTTAGCATACCTCGTGATCCAGCAACAAATTTTCAGGCTTGATATCCCTATGAATAACATGCTTCTCGTGGCAATAAGCCAACGCCTTTGTGAGGCTCAAAATATACTGAAATTATCAAAGTAAAAGACGAAGTTAAGAGTTAACGTAATATGGAAAATTTACCTCAATAAAGGAGCAAACAAAGATAACGACACAAAGTGATTAGCATGTTGGAATCATCAAGGCCCACCAGAAAAAGATGAAAGCCCATATGGTTCAAAGATTACATCTAGATATTTGTTGTTATTATGTTACACTTAGAATTTTATGCTAGAATAAGAGACAGATGCCTCTTGGGATTGACTCACCAAAATAATTCAAGGTCTTTCTTTATAAGACCTACCCATGAAACAAGAAAGATAGAGAGTAAAATGTGCATATTCTTCTTATCTTTcattagtttattttcttcttctttcaggTGCATAACATTTTGGTGCTTTCATTGACCTACCTCCATGTCTCCTAAACCGAAAAAATGACCCAGATGAAACCTTGCAAACCTTTTTGGACAAATTAGCCAACACATGAACCCTAAACACCCTTCCTCAATCCTCCCAAAGTCCCTTACCACAACCCCGAACTCTTTTTCACACCACTCAAAGTCCATCTTCAACACCTTCCCTTAGTATAAAAAAACTTACCTCAACTCCAGGATAGATGGGCTACCGGTTTATATTACAATTGTGATGAAAAGTATTCTTCTGGCCACAAATGCACAACTAAtcgttttttagttttaataagtGAAGAAGCCACACCAGAATACACCACTGCCGCTTACTCGGACATCATCACCACCCCTAATCTAGATGACCCCACTCATTTCCATTTCTCTTTCCAAGCTTTATCCGGTAGTCCCTCAGCTCAAACCTTAAGTTTCAAGGCCATATCGACAACCTCCCGATTACAATCTTAATTGATAGTAGCAGTTCCTAAAACATTTTACAAACCCACGTAGCCCATCACCTTCACCTTTGTACTATCTCTATTCAACCTTTTCAGTTATGGTTGGCAATGGGAAAGAATCCAATGTGTTTTCCTTTGTCCCAATGTCATGGTTTCTACCCAAACACACACATTTACTATTCACTTCTACTTCATTCCTATGGACGAAACTGACGTGATTCTCATTATGGATTGGTTACGTTCTTTAGGCCCTTTATAGGCCAATTTTTCCAGACCCAGCTTTCCTTTACTCACAATGGCTCCCTCATCACCCTACACAGTATAACAAAAATCTTACACAACCATGCTTCCCTTCACCTCCTAAGATTGTGGGATtgatattctaaaaataaaaacataatacacccagtagataaaattaaaaaacaataggAATTAAATCTGAAACTTCctaaaatatcttgataaaggCCCACCACGAAAATATCAAAGTCCAAATGGTTCAAAGATTGCATCTAGATATTAGTTGTCATTATGTTATACTTGGGAATGTTTTCTGTTAGAATGAGAGACAAATGTCTGTTAGGGATGGACTCGCAAAAACAATTCAAGATCTTTATAAAATCTATCCGTGTAAGGAGAAAGAcacattaaaatttgaaatttcttcTTACCTTTTGTTAGATCCTGATGCATAACACAGCTTTGtccaaaatataatataatataatatagcgtccatttatttattttataaacaaaaggAATTCTCTTGCAAAATTTTTCAGTACTTCcgaaaaaattatcatttgcTCGCAAAAATCCctaaaatattgttttcttactttaattcaaaaaatacacaaatataaataatttgtatacatatcttttaatttaaatcatgttgaaaaacaaaacacaaacaaacagCTCCATAGACTTTTCACGAAGTTTACacaattaacttctctataaatcaatgaaaaatgATTCGTGAATACTAAAAAGATGCATCAACACTTAATATACACCTAGAGAGAGAGTAAAAATGATAGGTTATAGGTTATACAATGTGATAAGAAGAaagagatagaaagaaaaaacaagtgTACAATGAGTATTGATAAAATGGAGGGTGTATGTGTATCATTGCTCTAAATTAACATTTCACTCTGCCAGCCACTACAACTAGTACACCTGCCGCAGTCATCATAAACAActcataatttgatttttaaaaacttttcaaaGATTACTCCGACTTTGCATTCTGTTCAACCTCTTcagaaacaaaaatcaaatttctaaaattaaaaaaactacagCTGCTTTCTTCTCATACTCATCTTTTCTCAAGAATTAACACCCAATAATTGAAGAAATGCCAAGAACCAATGAAAAACATTTATCTTCCTTCCAAGTAGAAAGATGACAGCATCCTCCAAATCAAGCCAGAGGAAAGTAATGATAGAGCTAGGTCCTATTTGGGTAAACACTTCTCCACAAACACTCACAGGGTAAGAGAATAAGATGGTAAAATCAATTGAATTTCTCTCCAATATAAAAATCCATCATAACCTTAACTTTCAGAAAACtcataatttctataaaaaccAAAGTACACAAATCAATTTTGGTAAGCTGGAAGGAAAAAGAAACATCTGTCatgaattatgaattatgaAAGATCTTCAAAACATTGCACACACTTGAGAAAATAGATTACCGTAGCAGCTTCCTTCTCTGTAAAATGTCCCTTCTTTCTCATCTCTTTGTAGACCTCACCTTTATGAGCATACTCGAGAATCAAGAAAACACGGTCAGTGTCATGAAACCAACCATAAAGACGGAGGATGTTAGGGTGCCGAAGACTGGTCTGTATCTCCATCTCTCTCCTTAGTTGGTGATGAATTCTATACTTATCAATTTGTTCCTTAAATATAACCTTCAACGCCACAACAAATTTGCTCTGAAAACAAACTCAAATCATATTAAATACAAGAATTTAACTCTATTGGCTACTCAGGGAACAAAATCTACTGTTCTAAAGATCATTGCTTAAGTGAACATTCTAATACTTCAATTACTTGAATGAATctgaaaatatatacaaaaagaaaataggaaTGAAGCGAGAATTAAGAACCTTGACTTCTCTGGCAACATAAACGCTGCCAAATTTGCCCCTGCCGAGAGGTTTACCGATCTCGAAGTCTTGGAGGGACCAATTTCGCTTTGAGTTTTCTTCTTCCGCTGGGTTTTGAGAAGCCATCTTTGGAGGAAAATGTAAAATTCGGTGGCGTTTCTCTCGGAAATTCAACTTGTTTCAACGCGCGCGTTTTTGAATGGCCCTAGCGTTACAAAGCAGGTAAGCAAAACGACAGTCGTTCAAGTAGGGACCAAGGATAATATCAATATGGCTCAAGGTATACTCTTAGGATGGCAATTAGGCCTGGCACGCGcgtttcattaaattatttacatgatagtatttaaattatttacactatttgacacattttttcttcaatgttaacttaaatattatcatgaaatgtgcttgaaacgtcagataaacttaacaaaatttggttaaaaggactaaattcacgcattttgaaagatgaaggactaaattgatataaagttttgatgagggactaattccaaaattcactgaaacttgagggaccaaaaacatatttaacccttatttaaattataaaaaagaaagtttataaAGTTACGTTTTCTAGACTTTCTTACTTCTTCCCTTGGTTCTGCAACCGTAAAGCAACAACTTTCCTTCGTTCTACAACTGTAAAGCAACAACTTTCCTTTGTTATGCTATTGCTAACAAGTTTTCCAATTGTATTTCCTCTCAATTCAAGAGCTCCCAATCTcgattctttcttttgtttttattacttGTGATTATAACATCTCATTTTACTCtaatttatagaataatttATCATCAACTCAAGAGCTCCCGATCTAgaataatttacttttgtttatcatctttattttattttattttaatagaaggtatggaagattattttttatctttttatttctatttttatttaaattttttggatttattttaatagaaggtataaaagattatttttatccttttatttccatttttattttaatttttttgggtttattttaatagaatgtatggaagattattttttatccttttatttccatttttattttaatttttttgggtttattttaatagaatgtatggaagattattttttattttttatttccctttttattttaaattttttggatttattttaatagaaggtatgaaagattattttttattttttatttccctttttattttaaattttttggatttattttaatagaaggtatgaaagattattttttattttttatttccctttttattttaaattttttggatttattttaatagaaagtatgaaagattattttttattctttttatttccttttttattttaaatttgttagattttcctttattctctaaaaaatagagaaga is a window from the Vigna unguiculata cultivar IT97K-499-35 chromosome 7, ASM411807v1, whole genome shotgun sequence genome containing:
- the LOC114190608 gene encoding serine/threonine-protein kinase Aurora-3-like; the encoded protein is MASQNPAEEENSKRNWSLQDFEIGKPLGRGKFGSVYVAREVKSKFVVALKVIFKEQIDKYRIHHQLRREMEIQTSLRHPNILRLYGWFHDTDRVFLILEYAHKGEVYKEMRKKGHFTEKEAATYILSLTKALAYCHEKHVIHRDIKPENLLLDHEGRLKIGDFGWSVQSKSKRHTMCGTLDYLAPEMVENKAHDYAVDNWTLGILCYEFLFGAPPFEAESQADTFKRIMKVDLSFPSNPSVSLDAKSLISRLLVKDSSRRLSLQKIMEHPWIIKNADFSGTCL